Proteins encoded in a region of the Thermoanaerobaculia bacterium genome:
- a CDS encoding HigA family addiction module antitoxin — protein MRITTDSGRLPSRRPPTHPGEMLLEEFLKPMGVTQADAARRLKISANRLNELIRGKRGMTADTALRLSRWLGTTPQF, from the coding sequence TTGAGAATCACCACTGATTCGGGCCGACTGCCTTCCCGGCGACCGCCGACACACCCGGGCGAGATGCTTCTGGAGGAGTTCCTGAAGCCGATGGGTGTGACCCAGGCCGATGCGGCTCGCCGGCTGAAGATTTCCGCCAATCGACTGAACGAGCTCATCCGTGGCAAGCGCGGGATGACCGCCGATACGGCGCTGAGGCTATCGCGATGGCTCGGCACGACGCCCCAGTTCTAG
- a CDS encoding class 1 fructose-bisphosphatase: MEQITLNEYLLDAQRAHPEATGELTELVNRIALCGKIIAQRLRRSTLTGDTGYARTSNVYGERQEKLDVFANDVFLRHLRYGGIVSLAASEEMAEPKVFSPDGQGHYSVSFDPIDGSSNLDVNGTLGTIFGVRRRREPKEHDHGLLTSGREQVAAGYLLYGPATEIVIADGKRVAIFTLDDSGEFFLSKENVRLPPSGKAYAVNEGNQTRWNDQTRRYVEWLKTPDPKTGNVHATRYSASLVGDFHRILQQGGIYLYPEEPGDPKTPHGKLRVLYECHPLAFVAESAGGRASTGRGAVLDVVPEDVHARCPLAIGSTEEVDRYEAFVAGKA; this comes from the coding sequence GTGGAACAGATCACGTTGAACGAATACCTTCTCGACGCCCAGCGCGCCCATCCCGAGGCGACCGGGGAGCTGACCGAGCTCGTGAACCGAATCGCGCTCTGCGGGAAGATCATCGCGCAGCGGCTCCGGAGGTCGACCCTCACGGGCGACACGGGTTACGCGCGGACGTCCAACGTCTACGGCGAGCGGCAGGAGAAGCTCGACGTCTTCGCCAACGACGTGTTCCTGCGCCATCTGCGCTACGGGGGCATCGTCTCGCTCGCGGCGTCGGAAGAGATGGCCGAGCCGAAAGTCTTCTCCCCCGACGGCCAGGGGCACTACAGCGTCTCCTTCGACCCGATCGACGGCTCCTCGAACCTCGACGTCAACGGCACCCTCGGGACGATCTTCGGCGTCCGGCGCCGCCGCGAGCCGAAGGAGCACGACCACGGCCTGCTCACGTCGGGTCGGGAGCAGGTCGCAGCCGGGTACCTGCTCTACGGGCCGGCAACGGAGATCGTGATCGCGGACGGCAAGAGGGTCGCGATCTTCACGCTCGACGACTCCGGCGAATTCTTCCTGTCGAAGGAGAACGTCCGCCTGCCGCCGAGCGGAAAAGCCTACGCCGTCAACGAGGGGAACCAGACGCGCTGGAACGATCAGACGCGCCGGTACGTCGAGTGGCTCAAGACCCCGGATCCGAAGACCGGAAACGTGCACGCGACCCGCTACTCGGCTTCGCTCGTCGGCGACTTCCACCGGATCCTCCAGCAGGGCGGCATCTACCTCTATCCGGAGGAGCCCGGCGATCCGAAGACGCCGCACGGCAAGCTCCGCGTGCTCTACGAATGCCATCCGCTCGCGTTCGTCGCCGAATCCGCCGGCGGCCGCGCCTCGACCGGCCGCGGCGCCGTCCTCGATGTCGTGCCGGAAGACGTCCACGCCCGCTGCCCGCTCGCAATCGGCTCGACGGAGGAAGTCGATCGCTACGAGGCGTTCGTGGCGGGAAAAGCGTAG
- a CDS encoding inorganic diphosphatase, whose product MTDFARDFEPIDAEGRLRVVVDTPKGNRNKYKWDEELGLFRLTKVLPPGFAFPWNYGFLPRTRSEDGDPLDAIVLMEEPVFCGCVVLARPRAILRMESDGDRNDRIIASPDGEHEDRVYTAGIPGRIFEEIGVFFEGYHRLRGETTRTIGRGDAKEAMAEIRDAMKRYAR is encoded by the coding sequence GTGACCGACTTCGCGCGCGATTTCGAGCCGATCGACGCCGAGGGACGTCTGCGGGTCGTCGTCGACACGCCGAAGGGAAACCGGAACAAGTACAAATGGGACGAGGAGCTCGGACTCTTCCGCTTGACGAAGGTGCTGCCGCCGGGATTCGCGTTTCCCTGGAACTACGGCTTCCTGCCGAGAACGCGGTCGGAGGACGGCGATCCGCTCGACGCGATCGTCCTCATGGAAGAGCCCGTCTTCTGCGGATGCGTGGTCCTCGCGCGTCCCCGCGCAATCCTGCGGATGGAGTCCGACGGCGACCGCAACGACCGGATCATCGCGTCGCCCGACGGCGAACACGAGGACCGTGTCTATACGGCCGGGATCCCGGGCCGCATCTTCGAGGAGATCGGCGTCTTCTTCGAGGGATACCACCGCCTGCGCGGCGAGACGACGCGGACGATCGGCCGCGGCGACGCGAAGGAGGCGATGGCGGAGATTCGCGACGCCATGAAGAGGTACGCGCGATAG